From one Synechocystis sp. PCC 6803 substr. PCC-P genomic stretch:
- a CDS encoding 2Fe-2S iron-sulfur cluster-binding protein: protein MSRSHRVLIHDRQNEKDYSVIVSDDRYILHQAEDQGFELPFSCRNGACTACAVRVISGQIHQPEAMGLSPDLQRQGYALLCVSYAQSDLEVETQDEDEVYELQFGRYFGAGRVRLGLPLDED, encoded by the coding sequence ATGTCCCGTTCCCACCGAGTTCTGATCCACGATCGCCAAAACGAAAAAGACTACAGCGTGATTGTCTCCGACGACCGTTACATTCTCCACCAGGCGGAAGACCAAGGTTTTGAGTTACCGTTTTCCTGTCGTAATGGGGCCTGTACGGCCTGTGCGGTGCGGGTTATTTCTGGGCAAATCCATCAACCGGAGGCCATGGGACTATCCCCGGACCTACAACGGCAAGGTTATGCTCTTCTCTGTGTTAGTTATGCCCAATCGGATTTGGAAGTGGAAACCCAAGATGAGGACGAGGTTTATGAGTTACAGTTTGGCCGCTACTTTGGGGCTGGTCGGGTGCGATTAGGTTTGCCTTTAGATGAGGACTAG
- a CDS encoding C40 family peptidase, producing MASGNKFQSMLPVSPTGQFICQQDLNFYDSSDHQELATQAKQGRYLRLTEKIERSAVLVEQAEDRYQGWLAEDDLQNLTPAVHAYQPVTVTRAEIEQRISQVIDYLLEAKQRENYYLWGGNIGPNYDCSGLMQAAFASQGIWLPRDSYQQAAFCQQVVDVRPQRRSGELNQVMVEAIAKEFLPGDLIFFGNQRVDHVGMYLGEGKYIHSSGKTHGRNGIGIDSLTDLTDPISHKYFQKWWFCGRVIKSFNPVEDELASTSIAVDASLLK from the coding sequence ATGGCGAGTGGAAATAAGTTTCAGTCGATGTTGCCGGTATCTCCCACAGGCCAATTCATTTGCCAACAGGATTTAAATTTTTACGACAGTAGCGATCACCAGGAATTAGCTACCCAAGCAAAACAGGGACGATATTTGCGCCTAACAGAGAAGATTGAACGGTCAGCAGTGTTGGTGGAACAGGCGGAAGACCGTTACCAAGGTTGGCTAGCGGAGGACGATTTACAAAATTTGACCCCGGCCGTTCATGCTTATCAACCAGTGACAGTAACCAGAGCCGAAATTGAACAGCGAATTTCCCAGGTAATTGACTATTTGCTGGAAGCGAAGCAAAGGGAAAATTACTATCTTTGGGGAGGTAATATCGGCCCCAACTACGACTGTTCCGGTTTAATGCAAGCCGCTTTTGCTAGTCAAGGTATTTGGCTACCCAGGGATTCCTATCAACAGGCCGCCTTTTGTCAGCAAGTAGTTGATGTGAGGCCCCAACGGCGATCGGGAGAATTAAACCAAGTAATGGTGGAGGCGATCGCCAAGGAATTTTTACCGGGGGATTTAATTTTTTTTGGCAATCAACGGGTGGATCATGTGGGAATGTATCTGGGGGAAGGAAAATATATCCACAGTTCTGGCAAAACCCATGGCCGCAACGGTATTGGCATCGATTCCCTCACCGATTTAACGGATCCCATTAGCCATAAATATTTTCAAAAATGGTGGTTCTGTGGCCGGGTTATAAAAAGTTTTAATCCGGTTGAAGATGAGCTCGCTAGCACGAGCATTGCCGTTGATGCCAGCTTGCTTAAATAA
- a CDS encoding GUN4 domain-containing protein gives MTTATHLLKLAATVLLGSLVTTAPLVRAQFTAPAPQNNTSTPIPKVELNFQPLETALASQQFSQANEITRRLLLAATNRTLQGWLTTDTIEQIPCQDLKTIDQLWLQHSNNRFGFTPQLEAFLATGNRPGRLMSPESYDQFGDRIGWRKENQWVIFKKNLDFTLNAPAGHLPSPRDEYQINGGRLEYTALMGRFQVCQSGQVPTAPVRFTPFGS, from the coding sequence ATGACCACCGCAACCCATTTGCTGAAACTTGCCGCGACAGTTCTATTAGGAAGCTTGGTGACAACGGCCCCATTAGTTAGGGCCCAGTTCACAGCCCCGGCTCCCCAGAATAATACTTCCACCCCGATCCCCAAGGTGGAACTAAATTTCCAGCCCTTGGAAACGGCCTTAGCATCCCAGCAGTTTAGTCAGGCCAATGAAATTACCCGCCGCCTGCTGTTGGCCGCTACCAATCGGACACTCCAGGGTTGGTTGACCACCGACACTATTGAGCAAATTCCCTGCCAGGATCTGAAAACCATTGATCAGTTATGGTTACAACATTCCAACAATCGTTTTGGCTTCACTCCCCAATTGGAAGCGTTTTTGGCCACGGGGAATCGCCCCGGTAGATTAATGTCACCGGAGTCCTACGACCAATTTGGTGATCGCATTGGCTGGCGTAAAGAGAACCAGTGGGTCATTTTCAAGAAAAATTTGGACTTCACCCTTAACGCCCCGGCGGGCCATCTACCTAGCCCCAGGGATGAGTACCAAATTAATGGTGGGCGCTTAGAATACACTGCCCTCATGGGTCGTTTCCAAGTCTGTCAATCGGGACAAGTACCCACTGCTCCAGTGCGCTTTACCCCCTTTGGCTCCTAG
- the pyrB gene encoding aspartate carbamoyltransferase, protein MTMVASWTRNHILDLTDWRGEELDIVLQTATTFQQVLSGQTKKVPALQGQVVTNLFFEPSTRTRSSFELAAKRLSADVMNFSPGTSSLTKGETILDTAKTYLAMGSDIFVIRHQQAGVPHFIASQMDRLQTGVKVLNAGDGQHEHPSQGLLDLFTICSQFAPDNPAIQCLQGKKIAVVGDILHSRVARSNLWSLTTAGADVHLAGPPTLLPKEFQQLTLAPGSGKLHCHWQLQPALEGADIVMTLRLQKERMTAHLLPSLREYHHYFGITHDRLKVCQPGVKVLHPGPVNRGVEISSELMDDPDISLIQDQVTSGVAIRMALLYLLGTVQE, encoded by the coding sequence ATGACCATGGTGGCCAGTTGGACTCGAAACCACATTTTAGACCTAACCGATTGGCGGGGCGAAGAATTAGACATTGTGCTACAGACCGCCACCACATTCCAGCAAGTACTGAGTGGACAAACAAAAAAAGTACCTGCCCTCCAGGGACAAGTAGTCACCAATCTTTTTTTTGAGCCATCTACCCGCACCCGCAGCAGCTTTGAGTTAGCGGCCAAGCGCCTTTCCGCTGATGTGATGAATTTTTCCCCTGGTACTTCTTCCCTTACCAAGGGAGAGACTATTTTGGACACCGCCAAAACTTACCTTGCCATGGGGTCTGACATTTTTGTTATCCGCCACCAACAGGCCGGGGTGCCCCATTTCATTGCTTCCCAAATGGACCGGCTCCAAACCGGAGTCAAGGTACTCAATGCGGGGGATGGGCAACATGAGCATCCTTCCCAAGGATTACTGGATTTATTTACTATCTGCTCCCAATTTGCGCCGGACAATCCTGCCATTCAATGCCTCCAGGGAAAGAAGATCGCGGTGGTAGGAGACATTTTACATTCCCGGGTGGCGCGTTCTAATCTGTGGAGTCTAACTACCGCCGGGGCTGACGTGCATTTAGCGGGGCCTCCCACCCTGTTACCAAAGGAATTTCAACAATTAACCCTAGCGCCGGGATCGGGTAAACTCCATTGTCATTGGCAGTTGCAGCCAGCCTTGGAAGGGGCGGATATAGTTATGACTTTGCGGTTGCAAAAAGAACGGATGACAGCCCATCTTTTACCCAGTTTGCGGGAATACCACCATTATTTCGGCATTACCCACGATCGCCTAAAGGTGTGTCAACCAGGGGTAAAAGTGCTGCATCCGGGGCCGGTGAATCGGGGGGTAGAAATTAGCTCCGAACTGATGGATGACCCGGACATTAGCTTGATCCAAGACCAAGTAACCAGTGGAGTAGCCATCCGCATGGCTCTACTTTATTTGCTAGGCACTGTTCAGGAATAG
- a CDS encoding DUF1838 domain-containing protein, with amino-acid sequence MALTMPRFFSAFLSPLSVVLLVAGMGFPAVQALELGEPEGQLQALRKVFCSTEDGQPIIYWWEGKTYSRIPGEPDRLLFLVEGMNIRQCGPLADGHDDEDFRMVSREILLYKDPVTGEVLRQWENPWTGKTVEVFHVANDPVNFSYRLKDNDGSPIARELTVLGNQWWMNVTVPLFYPNPLGGKFQRYVGGTYHATEMFNFFGDVDALTDPQGTSAPASVGWARLSNWLPWMEMGDRVGLLYFNTAGRKLASFDDLSAVMQKEITTNFPEYVEPPPLSDQRPNETSWSSFRQLLESGKNQ; translated from the coding sequence ATGGCATTAACCATGCCACGATTTTTTTCTGCTTTCCTTTCCCCCTTATCCGTAGTGCTTCTGGTGGCTGGTATGGGATTCCCTGCTGTCCAAGCTTTGGAACTGGGTGAACCAGAAGGTCAACTGCAAGCCCTCCGGAAGGTTTTCTGCTCGACGGAAGATGGTCAACCGATAATCTACTGGTGGGAAGGTAAAACCTATAGTCGGATTCCAGGAGAGCCAGACCGTTTGCTTTTTCTGGTGGAGGGCATGAATATCCGCCAATGTGGCCCCCTGGCAGATGGCCATGATGACGAAGATTTTCGCATGGTGAGCCGGGAGATTTTACTCTACAAAGATCCCGTTACCGGAGAAGTGTTACGTCAGTGGGAAAATCCCTGGACTGGCAAAACAGTCGAAGTCTTTCATGTGGCCAACGATCCGGTGAATTTTAGCTATCGCTTAAAGGACAATGACGGCAGTCCGATCGCCAGGGAACTTACGGTGTTAGGAAACCAATGGTGGATGAACGTAACCGTGCCCCTGTTTTACCCCAATCCCTTGGGAGGGAAATTTCAGCGCTATGTGGGGGGAACCTATCACGCCACGGAGATGTTCAACTTCTTTGGTGATGTCGACGCTTTGACGGATCCCCAGGGGACCTCAGCCCCGGCCTCCGTTGGTTGGGCTAGGCTTTCCAACTGGTTACCTTGGATGGAAATGGGCGATCGAGTTGGGTTGTTATACTTCAACACCGCTGGGCGTAAATTAGCCAGCTTCGATGATTTGTCGGCAGTAATGCAGAAGGAAATTACCACTAACTTTCCCGAGTACGTTGAACCGCCACCCTTATCTGACCAGCGTCCCAACGAAACCAGTTGGAGTTCATTCCGGCAACTCTTAGAAAGTGGTAAAAATCAGTAA
- a CDS encoding glycosyltransferase family 2 protein: MPQFPWKDNDAELSPLEAFLAEWDDPEAEEEDFRNDFFRGSEGRRKKAAVMLMAIWTVVITLHYWVWGSWLVWALTGALSLQALRLMKATPEEAPPLLTGDASTVPYPQVCLMVAAKNEEAVIGKIVQQLCSLDYPGDRHEVWIVDDNSTDRTPAILDQLRQQYPQLKVVRRGAGASGGKSGALNEVLAQTQGDIVGVFDADANVPKDLLRRVVPYFASPTFGALQVRKAIANEAVNFWTRGQGAEMALDAYFQQQRIVTGGIGELRGNGQFVARQALDAVGGWNEQTITDDLDLTIRLHLHQWKVGILVNPPVEEEGVTTAIALWHQRNRWAEGGYQRYLDYWRWICTQPMGWKKKLDLFSFLLMQYLLPTAAVPDLLMALWQRRFPLLTPLSYLAIGFSCWGMYYGLKRLTPSEGESPWQQMPALLARTIGGTIYMFHWLIIMPAVTARMAFRPKRLKWVKTVHGAATEDALELKQS; encoded by the coding sequence ATGCCCCAATTTCCGTGGAAAGATAACGATGCCGAGCTGTCCCCCTTAGAAGCCTTCCTAGCCGAATGGGATGATCCCGAAGCGGAGGAGGAGGATTTTCGCAACGATTTCTTCCGGGGATCGGAGGGGCGGCGCAAAAAAGCAGCGGTAATGCTTATGGCCATTTGGACAGTCGTCATCACTCTCCATTACTGGGTTTGGGGCAGTTGGCTGGTGTGGGCCCTCACCGGTGCCCTCTCTTTGCAGGCTCTCAGGTTAATGAAAGCAACCCCAGAAGAAGCCCCCCCCCTGCTTACTGGAGATGCATCCACGGTGCCCTATCCCCAGGTTTGTTTAATGGTGGCCGCCAAAAATGAAGAGGCGGTAATTGGCAAAATTGTGCAGCAGTTATGCTCTTTGGACTATCCCGGCGATCGCCATGAAGTTTGGATTGTGGACGATAACAGCACTGACCGGACTCCGGCCATCTTGGACCAACTACGTCAGCAGTATCCCCAGTTAAAAGTAGTAAGGAGAGGCGCGGGGGCCAGTGGCGGTAAATCAGGGGCTTTAAATGAAGTGTTAGCCCAAACCCAAGGGGACATCGTTGGCGTATTTGATGCCGATGCCAATGTGCCCAAAGATTTACTGCGGCGGGTGGTGCCCTATTTTGCTTCACCGACTTTTGGGGCTCTACAAGTACGCAAAGCGATCGCCAACGAAGCTGTCAATTTTTGGACCAGGGGCCAGGGGGCGGAAATGGCCCTAGATGCCTATTTTCAACAGCAGAGAATCGTTACCGGCGGCATTGGAGAACTGCGGGGTAATGGTCAATTTGTGGCCCGCCAAGCCCTAGATGCGGTGGGCGGCTGGAATGAGCAGACCATCACCGATGATTTAGACTTAACCATTCGCTTACATCTCCACCAGTGGAAAGTGGGTATTTTAGTCAATCCCCCGGTGGAAGAAGAGGGAGTCACCACGGCGATCGCCCTTTGGCACCAACGTAATCGCTGGGCGGAAGGCGGCTACCAACGATACCTCGACTATTGGCGCTGGATTTGCACCCAACCCATGGGCTGGAAGAAAAAGTTGGATTTGTTTTCCTTTCTATTAATGCAATATCTTTTACCCACCGCCGCTGTACCGGATTTACTCATGGCCCTGTGGCAAAGACGTTTTCCCCTGCTCACTCCCCTCAGTTATCTGGCGATCGGTTTTTCCTGTTGGGGCATGTACTACGGACTAAAGCGCTTAACTCCCAGCGAAGGCGAATCTCCTTGGCAACAAATGCCGGCCCTACTAGCTCGCACCATCGGTGGCACCATTTATATGTTCCACTGGCTGATCATTATGCCCGCCGTCACCGCCCGCATGGCTTTTCGCCCCAAACGACTCAAGTGGGTGAAAACGGTCCACGGTGCTGCTACGGAGGATGCCCTTGAGCTGAAACAAAGTTAA
- a CDS encoding stage II sporulation protein M: MDFRRWIARRDQDWQTLDQILTRMETKGIKFLATEDIQQLASLYRATSADLARAQTHNLNPRLRQNLQALITRAYSQIYQGDRRQEWGKVKEFYLWQLPLVLRQTGIYTMAAFGIFCFASAIAWWYSWRDPAFLELVVPGDLISTVRDEGQLWMGSILTMKPVAASGIMINNLSVAFGMVAGGVVVGLWTIYALFYNGLLLGAVGTLVAQHNLAIPFWGFVFPHGSLELPAIFLAGAAGLLIAKGIVWPGPYRRSYAIKQQAIAAAQLVFGIVPLLIVAGIIEGFISPAPWIPDGLKYLLGTAFFLLLLSYASRQRP, encoded by the coding sequence ATGGATTTTCGTCGCTGGATTGCCCGCCGTGACCAAGATTGGCAGACTCTGGACCAAATTTTGACCCGTATGGAAACCAAGGGGATCAAGTTCCTGGCCACGGAGGACATTCAACAGTTGGCTAGTTTATACCGGGCTACTTCCGCCGACCTGGCCCGAGCCCAAACCCATAATCTCAATCCCCGCCTGAGGCAAAACTTACAAGCTTTAATCACTAGGGCCTACAGCCAGATTTACCAAGGCGATCGCCGACAGGAATGGGGCAAAGTAAAAGAATTTTACCTGTGGCAGTTGCCGTTAGTGTTGCGACAAACGGGGATTTACACCATGGCGGCCTTTGGTATTTTTTGCTTCGCCAGTGCCATTGCCTGGTGGTATAGCTGGCGGGATCCCGCTTTTCTAGAATTGGTGGTGCCAGGGGATTTAATCAGCACTGTTCGGGACGAAGGCCAGCTCTGGATGGGGTCAATTTTAACGATGAAGCCGGTGGCGGCCAGTGGCATTATGATCAACAATCTCTCTGTGGCCTTTGGCATGGTGGCCGGAGGAGTGGTGGTGGGACTATGGACTATTTACGCTCTGTTTTACAACGGTTTACTGCTGGGGGCGGTGGGAACATTGGTAGCCCAACATAATTTAGCCATTCCCTTTTGGGGCTTTGTTTTTCCCCACGGTTCCCTGGAATTACCGGCAATTTTTCTGGCAGGGGCAGCGGGATTACTCATTGCTAAGGGCATTGTTTGGCCAGGGCCCTACCGTCGAAGTTACGCCATCAAACAACAGGCGATCGCCGCCGCTCAATTGGTATTTGGCATTGTGCCCCTGCTGATCGTTGCGGGCATTATTGAAGGGTTTATTTCCCCGGCCCCTTGGATTCCCGATGGTTTGAAATATCTTTTGGGAACGGCATTCTTTTTGCTTTTACTCAGCTATGCATCCCGGCAAAGGCCGTAA
- a CDS encoding bifunctional sterol desaturase/short chain dehydrogenase, translated as MAMAWLMGLGLALASVLWVELVRDCYHALAHVWSPLYRLHGWHHRVFRSDLSVVSTEIYQKAHWYNDVPEALVMLAFGIWPPLLTWMWQGFSQWPLILAASAGMVYTLGFLLSAIARGVGLPNADEITDLTHRPGPFLTPPAPWMVNRTYHWRHHFDDPNAYFCGTLTLVDKMLGTALSLKGKKIAVTGASGGFGQALLQELHQQGAKAIAITSCGQEVTVIGAEKTIPIRTEQWCIGQEDQLKDLLAEIDVLVINHGVNVHQRRDGQAIQEAYEVNTFSALRLMELFLATVKTNRHIATKEIWVNTSEAEVNPAFSPLYELSKRALGDVVTLKRLDSPCVIRKLILGPFKSKLNPVGIMSAAWVARQVVKGVKRDSRNIIVTINPITFIAFPVKEFFVSLYFRCFTKKS; from the coding sequence ATGGCAATGGCTTGGTTAATGGGGTTGGGTTTGGCCCTGGCTTCGGTGCTGTGGGTGGAACTGGTGCGGGACTGCTACCATGCCCTGGCCCATGTGTGGTCGCCCCTTTATCGTCTCCATGGTTGGCACCATCGGGTGTTTCGGTCGGATTTGTCGGTGGTGAGTACGGAAATTTATCAAAAGGCCCACTGGTACAATGATGTACCGGAAGCATTGGTAATGTTAGCTTTTGGTATTTGGCCCCCGCTGTTGACTTGGATGTGGCAGGGTTTCAGTCAGTGGCCTCTAATCCTGGCCGCTAGCGCTGGAATGGTCTACACCCTAGGTTTTTTACTATCGGCGATCGCCAGGGGAGTGGGGTTGCCCAATGCAGACGAAATTACGGATTTAACCCATCGCCCCGGGCCATTTTTAACACCACCGGCCCCGTGGATGGTGAACCGGACTTATCATTGGCGGCATCATTTTGACGATCCTAATGCTTACTTCTGTGGAACTTTAACTTTGGTGGATAAAATGTTGGGCACCGCTTTGTCCCTAAAAGGTAAAAAAATTGCAGTGACCGGAGCTTCCGGTGGTTTTGGCCAAGCCCTGTTGCAGGAACTCCATCAACAAGGAGCTAAGGCGATCGCCATTACGTCCTGTGGTCAGGAAGTAACTGTTATCGGAGCAGAGAAAACTATTCCCATCAGAACCGAACAATGGTGCATTGGCCAGGAAGATCAACTGAAGGATTTACTGGCGGAAATTGATGTTTTAGTTATCAACCATGGGGTAAACGTCCACCAAAGGCGCGATGGCCAGGCAATTCAGGAAGCCTATGAAGTCAACACTTTTTCTGCCCTACGGCTGATGGAATTATTCCTAGCCACGGTGAAAACTAACCGCCACATCGCCACCAAGGAAATTTGGGTCAATACCTCTGAAGCGGAGGTGAACCCGGCCTTTAGTCCTTTGTATGAACTGAGCAAGCGGGCGTTGGGAGATGTAGTTACCTTGAAGCGCTTGGATTCCCCCTGTGTGATCCGTAAGCTGATTTTAGGACCGTTCAAAAGCAAACTTAATCCGGTGGGGATTATGAGTGCAGCCTGGGTGGCTCGGCAAGTGGTGAAGGGGGTAAAACGGGATAGCCGCAATATCATCGTCACCATCAACCCGATCACATTTATTGCTTTTCCTGTCAAGGAATTTTTTGTCTCCCTTTACTTCCGTTGCTTCACCAAAAAGTCCTAG
- a CDS encoding MFS transporter, with translation MSQSLSAEKLHFTTKLAYGAGDFGPAITANILVFYLLFFLTDVAGIPAALAGSVLMIGKIFDAINDPIIGLLSDRTRSRWGRRLPWMLGGMIPFALFYTAQWLIPHFSDDRLTNQWGLFIYYVAIAMAFNLCYTTVNLPYTALTPELTQNYNERTRLNSFRFAFSIGGSILSLILYILIAAGLPDRPQQQFGELGVMISVLSISALLWSALRLQEKGKEPILSPSLRRRLAPLLMAAGITLILLAIAKSFNLLGGSGFDYISFFLILLGLIWGGFGFTLRDSAVEEHLQKLENSPSPGVTENLPLLKQLKIAFSNRAFLFVIGIYLCSWLAVQLTASILVYFVVSWMGLNEQQSGTIALAVQGTALVMLFVWQALAQFLDKKVIYFLGSMVWMGAEAGLWLVQPGQVALLYTLAIFAGVGVSVAYLIPWSMIPDVVDLDELNTGKRREGFFYAFMVLLQKVGLALGLFLVGLTLEASGFIARIPGEPIPIQPDSALWAIRFAVAPLPAFFLLGGLILAIFYPITRAVHTDIRQQLQARQQNNHI, from the coding sequence ATGAGCCAATCCCTTTCCGCCGAAAAACTTCACTTCACCACTAAATTGGCCTATGGAGCAGGGGACTTTGGCCCGGCTATAACTGCCAACATTTTGGTGTTTTACCTGCTGTTTTTCCTCACCGATGTGGCGGGAATACCGGCGGCCCTGGCGGGTAGTGTGTTGATGATTGGCAAAATTTTTGATGCCATCAATGACCCGATCATTGGCTTGTTAAGTGATCGCACCCGCAGTCGATGGGGCCGGCGTTTGCCTTGGATGTTGGGAGGAATGATTCCCTTCGCTCTTTTTTACACTGCCCAGTGGTTAATTCCCCATTTCAGCGACGATCGCCTGACTAATCAATGGGGATTGTTTATTTACTATGTGGCGATCGCCATGGCATTTAATTTGTGTTACACCACGGTTAATTTGCCCTACACGGCCCTAACACCGGAGCTGACCCAGAACTACAATGAGCGCACTAGGCTAAATAGTTTTCGTTTTGCTTTTTCCATTGGCGGCAGTATTCTTTCCCTCATTCTCTACATCCTCATCGCCGCCGGTTTGCCCGATCGCCCCCAGCAGCAGTTTGGTGAATTGGGAGTAATGATTTCCGTGCTCTCCATCTCGGCTCTACTGTGGAGTGCGTTAAGGCTACAAGAAAAGGGTAAAGAACCAATCCTTTCGCCCAGTCTACGCCGACGTTTAGCGCCTCTGTTAATGGCCGCCGGCATTACCCTAATCTTATTGGCGATCGCCAAAAGTTTTAACTTGTTGGGGGGCAGCGGTTTTGATTACATCAGCTTTTTCCTCATTCTACTGGGGTTAATTTGGGGTGGATTTGGTTTTACACTGCGGGACAGCGCTGTAGAAGAACATCTACAAAAGCTTGAAAATTCCCCCAGTCCCGGAGTTACAGAAAATTTGCCTCTGCTGAAACAACTCAAAATTGCCTTCAGTAACCGGGCTTTTCTATTTGTCATTGGTATTTACCTCTGTTCCTGGTTGGCCGTCCAATTGACCGCATCAATTCTGGTTTATTTCGTGGTTAGTTGGATGGGCTTAAATGAGCAACAATCCGGCACCATTGCCCTAGCTGTCCAGGGCACCGCCCTCGTGATGCTATTTGTTTGGCAAGCTTTGGCTCAGTTTTTAGATAAAAAAGTGATCTATTTTCTCGGCTCCATGGTGTGGATGGGGGCAGAAGCTGGGCTTTGGTTAGTGCAACCAGGACAGGTTGCTTTACTGTACACCCTAGCTATTTTTGCTGGAGTGGGAGTGTCCGTAGCCTATTTAATTCCCTGGTCTATGATTCCCGATGTGGTGGATCTAGACGAATTAAACACCGGCAAACGCAGAGAAGGATTTTTCTACGCCTTTATGGTGCTATTGCAAAAAGTAGGTTTAGCCCTTGGCTTATTTTTGGTGGGGCTAACTCTGGAAGCGTCCGGCTTTATTGCCCGCATTCCTGGGGAACCAATTCCCATTCAACCGGACAGTGCTCTCTGGGCCATTCGTTTTGCCGTTGCTCCCCTGCCAGCTTTCTTTTTACTGGGCGGATTGATACTAGCTATTTTCTATCCCATAACCAGGGCAGTTCATACCGACATTCGTCAACAATTACAAGCTCGGCAGCAAAATAACCATATTTGA
- a CDS encoding DUF2232 domain-containing protein, with translation MTFSADRSPNTGIKAEITNSVSDPKETTADMVDVNSMDEDNWVDAGDGETEESKALQELPLSRQQPVLKSPQTLAMVESAFLASMVSIIWLINYYFPIGPLLRILFPIPLALVYLRWRSPAAIKGMIAAGLLLSVLMGPTRSVVFVIPYGLMSLQLGFCWVRNASWGFSIFTGALIGTFGFFFRFWLFSFLLGENLWQYVMGQITNLLDWLFLQFNILAQPDVLLVQFLAVGMVFLNSLIYMLAVHLTALLILDRLGNPIPRPPQWLKVILDYDY, from the coding sequence ATGACTTTTTCTGCTGACCGATCGCCGAATACCGGAATTAAAGCTGAGATTACCAATTCTGTTAGTGATCCCAAGGAGACTACGGCGGATATGGTCGATGTGAATAGTATGGATGAAGACAATTGGGTGGATGCGGGGGACGGAGAAACAGAGGAAAGCAAAGCACTACAGGAATTACCCTTGAGCCGTCAACAGCCGGTGTTGAAATCTCCCCAGACCCTGGCCATGGTGGAAAGCGCCTTTCTCGCTAGCATGGTCAGCATTATTTGGCTGATTAATTATTATTTTCCCATTGGCCCCCTATTAAGGATCCTGTTTCCCATTCCCCTGGCTCTGGTTTATCTGCGTTGGCGATCGCCGGCCGCCATTAAGGGCATGATTGCCGCCGGGTTGCTACTTTCTGTGTTGATGGGCCCCACCCGGAGTGTGGTCTTTGTCATTCCCTATGGGCTCATGAGTTTGCAGTTGGGATTCTGCTGGGTGAGAAATGCATCCTGGGGCTTTTCCATTTTTACCGGTGCACTAATCGGTACCTTTGGCTTTTTCTTTCGCTTTTGGCTATTTTCCTTTCTGTTGGGGGAAAACCTTTGGCAATATGTCATGGGACAGATCACCAATTTGCTTGACTGGCTATTTTTACAATTCAATATTTTGGCTCAGCCAGACGTGCTACTAGTACAATTCTTGGCAGTAGGTATGGTTTTCCTCAACAGTCTGATTTATATGCTGGCAGTGCATTTAACAGCGCTCTTGATTTTGGATCGTTTGGGTAATCCCATTCCCCGGCCTCCCCAATGGCTAAAAGTGATTTTAGATTACGATTATTAG
- a CDS encoding Crp/Fnr family transcriptional regulator: MGTSPQNSEFTERLSQEIPFFEGLRLEVLQEAIAHVSVRSHPANQVILLEHDWGGSVYFVMDGWVKIRTHNVDGREVTLNIVGRGEIVGEMAAIEEAPRSTDVITLTPAEVCSVPAPEFYNFLQTEPMAGIRLAQIIARRLRQLNRRLRLREAESLTRVADTLLFLAEGRGRDTDKGVIIPNLPHRELSSISGLARETVTRCLTKLEKRGLIHREPDFISVANLRDLEDLIS; encoded by the coding sequence ATGGGCACTAGTCCCCAAAATTCAGAGTTTACTGAGCGTTTAAGCCAAGAAATACCTTTTTTTGAGGGATTAAGGCTGGAAGTATTGCAAGAGGCCATTGCCCATGTTTCCGTTCGCAGTCATCCCGCCAACCAAGTTATTCTCCTCGAACATGACTGGGGCGGCTCAGTTTATTTCGTCATGGATGGCTGGGTCAAAATTCGCACCCATAATGTGGATGGTCGGGAAGTAACCCTCAACATTGTCGGCCGGGGAGAGATTGTCGGGGAAATGGCGGCGATCGAAGAGGCTCCCCGCTCCACCGACGTCATCACCCTTACCCCGGCGGAAGTGTGCAGTGTACCAGCTCCGGAATTTTACAATTTTCTCCAAACAGAGCCCATGGCGGGCATTCGTTTAGCCCAGATCATTGCTCGCCGTCTGCGGCAACTTAACCGTCGTTTGCGGCTGAGGGAAGCAGAAAGTTTAACCCGGGTGGCGGATACCCTGCTATTTTTGGCGGAAGGTCGGGGCCGAGATACGGACAAAGGGGTAATTATTCCCAATTTGCCCCACCGAGAATTGAGTAGTATTAGTGGGTTAGCCAGGGAAACTGTCACCCGTTGCCTAACTAAACTGGAAAAACGGGGCTTAATCCATCGAGAGCCGGATTTTATCAGTGTGGCCAATCTCAGGGATTTAGAAGATCTAATTTCCTGA